A genomic segment from Mucilaginibacter terrenus encodes:
- a CDS encoding RNA polymerase sigma factor encodes MGEEELHHLITGCINHDRKCQKMLYKAFYGFSMGICLRYANNREEAAEVMNQGFLKVFTHLDRFDTQRPFKAWLGRIMMNVSIDYYRANLKMAYTDDLDKAEHLSDSEPVDHNLNYEDLLKMVQQLPQAYRTVFNLFAIDGYSHEEIGEMLNISTGTSKSNLHKARHKLKQMILKSEESAKNNNYDRGMDYNPIVAICAMDVNASFFTNGIRK; translated from the coding sequence ATGGGCGAAGAAGAGTTACACCATTTGATAACGGGTTGTATAAACCACGACAGGAAATGTCAGAAGATGCTGTATAAGGCATTTTATGGCTTTTCGATGGGGATATGCCTGCGGTATGCAAATAACCGTGAGGAAGCCGCTGAGGTAATGAACCAGGGTTTTTTAAAGGTGTTTACGCACCTGGACAGGTTTGATACACAGCGGCCGTTTAAAGCCTGGCTTGGCCGCATTATGATGAATGTGTCTATAGACTACTACCGGGCTAACCTGAAGATGGCCTATACAGATGATCTTGATAAGGCCGAGCACCTGAGTGACAGTGAGCCGGTAGACCATAATTTAAATTACGAGGACCTGTTGAAGATGGTGCAGCAGTTGCCCCAGGCTTACCGTACGGTGTTTAACCTGTTTGCTATAGATGGGTACTCGCACGAGGAGATAGGAGAGATGCTGAACATCAGCACCGGTACATCAAAATCAAACCTGCATAAAGCACGACACAAGCTAAAGCAGATGATCTTAAAATCGGAGGAGAGTGCAAAAAACAACAATTACGACAGAGGCATGGATTATAACCCGATAGTGGCCATTTGCGCTATGGATGTTAATGCTTCTTTCTTTACAAACGGTATCAGAAAATGA
- a CDS encoding QcrA and Rieske domain-containing protein, whose protein sequence is MERQEFLAKFGLGLAAVCAGCGIASCGSGAKNSDPTPTPGSGALFSVNLDSELLTVGSQKVSNGVIIARIAAGNSADSFSAVQVACTHEGTAIQYHGDQGIYICPLHGSEFSKTGAVVQGPAVASLKKYNVAINGTSLTVSA, encoded by the coding sequence ATGGAAAGACAAGAATTTTTAGCAAAGTTTGGCCTGGGCCTGGCAGCGGTATGCGCCGGGTGCGGCATAGCATCATGCGGCAGCGGTGCAAAAAACAGCGACCCTACACCAACCCCGGGCAGCGGCGCGCTGTTTAGCGTAAACCTTGATAGTGAATTACTCACAGTAGGCAGTCAAAAGGTTTCTAATGGAGTTATTATCGCCCGTATAGCAGCCGGTAACTCTGCCGATTCCTTTTCGGCTGTGCAGGTGGCTTGTACACACGAGGGTACGGCAATACAATACCACGGAGATCAGGGAATTTACATCTGCCCGCTGCACGGTTCCGAATTCAGCAAAACCGGCGCAGTGGTACAAGGGCCTGCAGTAGCCAGCCTTAAAAAATATAACGTCGCCATAAACGGCACTTCGCTTACTGTGTCGGCGTAA
- a CDS encoding DUF5777 family beta-barrel protein, with protein sequence MKKLILFASAALVSTALRAQTTPATGKTSADSLLSSMEGTEKAEPVIATFKSTRLILGATTETVKKKNLNFLVIHRFGDIGGSQGGGKTLFGLDNSSDIYIGFEYGLTDNLDIDFGRSKFNQQVDLGLKYAILHQTSDNSMPFAVTLLGKAGVKAYNDNAAFPTFEDRLAYVAQAIIARKFSSKFSLQVTPTFVRNNSPFPFLNGNENNFFAMGVAGRLKVTKRMGIVVDYAHPFSKFRDNATGDNRFYDPLGVGIEIETGGHVFTVIFSNAKAITESSYLSATQSDWGKGQFRLGFTISRMFSFNGKKKEASNKY encoded by the coding sequence ATGAAAAAGCTGATTTTATTTGCATCTGCAGCCCTCGTCAGTACCGCCCTTAGGGCTCAAACAACTCCTGCTACCGGTAAAACATCGGCCGACTCGCTGCTGAGCAGTATGGAAGGTACCGAAAAGGCCGAACCTGTTATTGCAACGTTCAAGTCTACCCGGCTGATACTTGGCGCCACTACCGAGACCGTAAAAAAGAAGAACCTGAACTTTCTGGTGATACACCGCTTTGGCGACATCGGCGGATCACAAGGCGGAGGCAAAACCCTGTTCGGCTTGGATAATTCCAGCGATATCTACATCGGATTTGAGTACGGCCTTACCGATAACCTGGACATTGACTTTGGCCGCAGTAAGTTTAACCAGCAGGTTGATCTGGGGCTGAAGTATGCCATTCTTCATCAAACATCAGATAACAGCATGCCTTTCGCAGTTACACTGCTGGGCAAGGCAGGGGTAAAAGCCTATAACGATAATGCCGCTTTCCCAACCTTTGAAGACAGGTTGGCTTACGTTGCGCAGGCTATTATTGCACGTAAGTTCTCATCAAAGTTCTCGTTGCAGGTAACGCCCACGTTCGTACGCAATAACTCGCCCTTTCCATTCCTAAACGGTAACGAGAACAACTTTTTTGCTATGGGTGTTGCCGGCCGCCTGAAGGTGACTAAACGGATGGGCATCGTGGTAGACTACGCGCACCCGTTCTCCAAGTTCAGGGATAATGCCACCGGCGATAACCGCTTTTACGACCCGCTGGGTGTAGGGATTGAAATTGAAACGGGCGGCCACGTTTTCACGGTGATCTTCAGCAATGCTAAGGCCATAACGGAAAGCAGTTACCTAAGCGCCACCCAAAGCGACTGGGGCAAAGGGCAGTTCAGGCTGGGCTTTACAATATCAAGAATGTTCAGTTTCAACGGCAAGAAAAAGGAAGCATCAAACAAATATTAA
- a CDS encoding DUF2461 domain-containing protein yields the protein MINPTTLEFLKDLAENNERDWFESNRPRYEDARQNLIAFTTDLLAKIHKIDPGVSDSLDPKKCVMRIYRDIRFSKNKTPYKNNFGVSIPSHGSKLGGVEYYLQIQPGKSFIAGGYWMPEAEHLKAIRQEIDYNAADLKKVIDEPSFVKLFGDFRKQEQLKTTPKDYTSDNENIDLLKLKSFVVFHQLKDKEVMSAKAVDEVAALCARIYPLNVFLKNAIS from the coding sequence ATGATAAACCCAACTACGCTTGAATTTTTAAAAGATCTTGCAGAGAATAACGAACGGGATTGGTTTGAGAGCAACCGACCGCGTTACGAAGATGCACGCCAAAACCTGATTGCCTTTACCACAGATCTGCTTGCCAAAATTCATAAGATAGACCCTGGTGTAAGCGACTCGCTTGATCCGAAAAAGTGCGTGATGCGTATTTACCGCGACATCCGTTTCAGCAAGAATAAAACGCCCTACAAAAACAACTTTGGGGTAAGTATTCCGTCACATGGCTCCAAACTGGGCGGCGTGGAGTATTACCTGCAAATACAGCCTGGCAAAAGCTTTATTGCGGGTGGCTATTGGATGCCAGAAGCCGAGCATCTTAAAGCTATACGCCAGGAGATAGATTACAATGCTGCCGATCTTAAGAAAGTAATTGATGAACCTTCATTCGTAAAGCTCTTCGGTGATTTCCGTAAGCAGGAACAATTAAAAACAACGCCTAAGGATTACACATCAGATAACGAGAATATAGATCTGCTTAAACTTAAAAGCTTTGTGGTGTTCCATCAGCTTAAAGACAAAGAAGTGATGAGTGCCAAAGCCGTTGACGAAGTTGCTGCGCTTTGTGCCCGAATATATCCGCTAAATGTATTTTTAAAGAACGCCATAAGTTAA
- a CDS encoding beta-L-arabinofuranosidase domain-containing protein translates to MKLKFIPFVVAFAFMVNLALAQTGTYLNNRAPLRQNPYIELPLGAIKPNGWLREMLIRQKNGATGNLDKLYPIVMGKRNGWLGGDGDQWERGPYWVDGLLPLAYILDDKELIAKVKPWVEWSIKSQQPDGYFGPAKDYSEEPGIQRDNTRDWWPKMVMLKILKQYYSATGDKRVINLMTNYFKFQLKELPSVPLDKYTFWARYRAGDNLMVVYWLYNITGDKFLLQLADLLHKQTYDFTDAFLNTPLLSTDGSIHGVNLAQGMKEPLIYYQQHPEQKYLDATVKAHTDLRKYDDMAHGLFGGDESLHGNNPTQGAELCTAVEMMFTLESTLAVTGDVNYADKLERIAFNALPTQVSDDFVDRQYFQQANQVMLTRQTRNFDVNHSGTDVCYGLLTGYPCCTSNMHQGWPKFTQNLFYATADKGIAALLYSPSEVKALVADGKEISVKEETNYPFGETVKFTMSLGKAKQLIFPFHLRVPKWCNNASIKINGKVMQQATAGEIVKLGREWHNGDVVELTLPMHISKNNWYENSISIERGPLVYALKIGEEVTRVKNTKDPIDYGSSYDEIRPTTPWNYALIDQPDNKLDENYKVETSAVSSYPWNLQNAPITIKTKGRRIPSWKLYNDMAGPIPYTFIWGSDAEQPEDIILVPYGCTRLRISQFPQVR, encoded by the coding sequence AGTTTATTCCTTTTGTTGTGGCATTTGCCTTTATGGTAAACCTGGCACTTGCGCAAACTGGCACTTACCTTAACAACCGCGCACCGCTACGCCAGAACCCTTATATAGAACTGCCGCTGGGGGCTATAAAGCCGAACGGCTGGCTGCGCGAAATGCTTATTCGCCAAAAGAATGGTGCTACAGGTAACCTGGATAAGCTGTACCCTATTGTAATGGGCAAGCGCAATGGCTGGCTTGGTGGAGACGGCGACCAATGGGAGCGCGGCCCATACTGGGTAGATGGCCTGCTGCCACTGGCTTATATTCTGGATGATAAAGAATTGATAGCAAAAGTAAAGCCCTGGGTAGAGTGGAGCATAAAAAGCCAGCAACCCGACGGCTACTTTGGGCCTGCAAAAGATTACAGTGAGGAGCCGGGCATACAACGCGATAATACGCGCGACTGGTGGCCAAAAATGGTGATGCTGAAGATACTAAAGCAATACTACTCTGCCACCGGCGACAAGCGCGTGATTAACCTCATGACCAACTATTTCAAATTCCAGTTGAAGGAGTTACCATCTGTACCGCTGGATAAGTATACTTTTTGGGCGAGGTACCGCGCGGGCGATAACCTGATGGTGGTGTATTGGTTATACAACATAACCGGCGATAAATTTCTGCTGCAATTGGCAGACCTGCTGCATAAGCAAACCTATGATTTTACCGATGCGTTCCTGAACACACCGCTGCTTTCTACCGACGGCAGCATACACGGTGTAAACCTGGCACAAGGTATGAAAGAGCCCCTGATATACTACCAGCAGCATCCCGAACAAAAGTATCTGGATGCCACCGTTAAAGCGCACACAGACCTGCGCAAGTACGACGATATGGCGCATGGGCTGTTTGGCGGGGACGAGTCGTTGCATGGTAATAACCCCACGCAGGGTGCCGAACTGTGTACCGCTGTGGAAATGATGTTTACGCTTGAAAGCACACTGGCCGTGACCGGCGATGTAAACTATGCCGATAAGCTGGAGCGCATTGCCTTTAATGCCCTGCCTACCCAGGTGTCTGACGATTTTGTAGACCGCCAGTATTTCCAGCAAGCCAACCAGGTGATGCTTACCCGCCAAACCCGCAACTTTGATGTAAACCACAGCGGCACCGATGTTTGCTATGGCCTGCTTACAGGTTACCCTTGCTGCACATCAAACATGCACCAGGGCTGGCCTAAATTCACCCAAAACCTTTTCTACGCTACCGCTGATAAAGGTATTGCTGCGTTGCTTTACTCGCCAAGCGAAGTAAAAGCTTTGGTTGCTGATGGAAAAGAAATCAGCGTGAAAGAGGAAACCAACTATCCCTTTGGCGAAACGGTGAAATTTACCATGAGCCTGGGGAAAGCCAAGCAGCTCATCTTTCCGTTCCATTTACGCGTACCCAAATGGTGCAACAATGCATCCATCAAAATAAACGGCAAGGTGATGCAGCAGGCAACTGCCGGCGAGATTGTGAAGCTGGGCCGCGAATGGCACAACGGCGATGTGGTAGAACTTACCCTGCCTATGCACATCAGCAAGAACAACTGGTACGAAAACTCGATATCTATAGAACGAGGTCCGCTGGTGTATGCGCTCAAAATTGGTGAAGAAGTTACCCGTGTAAAGAATACCAAAGACCCCATAGATTATGGCAGCAGTTATGATGAGATCCGCCCTACTACGCCGTGGAACTACGCGCTGATTGACCAGCCCGACAACAAACTTGATGAGAACTATAAGGTAGAGACATCGGCCGTATCATCATACCCATGGAACTTGCAGAACGCACCGATAACAATTAAGACCAAAGGGAGGCGCATACCATCATGGAAGTTGTATAACGATATGGCAGGGCCTATCCCCTACACTTTCATCTGGGGATCAGATGCCGAACAACCCGAGGACATTATACTGGTACCCTACGGCTGTACACGGCTGCGCATTTCGCAGTTCCCCCAGGTAAGATAA
- a CDS encoding YceI family protein: MKYIVFILLTWLSLNQVGQDLYACKNAKISLFSSAPLEDIQASTNTGTSVYNAATGDLAFSVNIRSFKFPKSLMQEHFNENYMDSDKYPRATFKGKVNEKADVSKNGTYPVTATGDLTVHGVTQTRTIPGTITVNNGTLSMTSEFMVKCVDHKIDIPTLVFKHIAETIKMNVSATYTPAK, translated from the coding sequence ATGAAGTACATAGTTTTTATTTTACTTACCTGGTTAAGCTTAAACCAGGTGGGGCAGGACCTCTATGCCTGTAAAAACGCGAAGATCAGCCTGTTTTCAAGCGCACCGCTGGAGGATATACAGGCATCAACAAACACCGGTACATCGGTATACAACGCGGCTACTGGCGACCTGGCATTCAGCGTGAACATCCGCTCATTCAAGTTCCCGAAGTCGCTTATGCAGGAGCACTTTAACGAGAACTACATGGATAGCGACAAGTACCCGCGAGCCACTTTCAAAGGCAAGGTGAACGAGAAGGCTGACGTAAGCAAGAATGGTACATACCCGGTTACCGCTACGGGCGACCTTACCGTGCACGGCGTTACGCAAACCCGCACCATCCCTGGAACCATAACCGTAAATAATGGTACACTGAGCATGACATCAGAGTTTATGGTGAAGTGTGTTGACCACAAAATAGATATACCCACACTGGTATTTAAACACATAGCTGAAACAATAAAGATGAACGTTTCGGCAACTTATACCCCTGCAAAGTAG
- a CDS encoding OmpA/MotB family protein, with translation MKIKYLLLVAVIATSLHSCVVLSPKKYKALLAQRDSLATRASSLDEERVRLMADTARMHSDLADLTNNYNALNGKYNSLDKNYSATSSKVTQLSDALKKREARLKEVEEILRKRDEATNALKDKLQKALLGFQQSGLTVDIRNGKVYVSLTDKLLFPSGSIVIDEKGKQALKSLAGVLNKEADINIAVEGHTDNKKIKNLGQIKDNWDLSVLRATSVTRYLTEVENVDPKRLTATGKSEFQPIEQGETADALAKNRRIEIVLTPKLDELYNLITK, from the coding sequence ATGAAAATTAAGTACTTGTTGTTAGTTGCCGTTATAGCCACTTCGCTGCACTCTTGCGTGGTACTATCTCCAAAAAAGTATAAAGCATTGCTTGCTCAGCGCGATTCGCTGGCAACCCGCGCCAGTAGTCTTGATGAGGAGAGGGTTAGATTAATGGCCGACACCGCCAGGATGCACAGCGACCTTGCCGACCTTACCAACAATTATAATGCGCTTAATGGCAAGTACAATTCGCTGGATAAAAACTATAGTGCTACCTCATCAAAGGTTACACAACTATCAGATGCCCTGAAGAAGCGTGAAGCCAGGCTAAAAGAAGTTGAAGAGATTTTGCGCAAGCGCGACGAAGCTACCAACGCGCTTAAAGACAAGTTACAGAAAGCCTTGCTGGGCTTCCAGCAAAGCGGCCTTACGGTGGATATCCGCAACGGCAAGGTGTATGTGTCTTTAACTGATAAGCTGCTTTTCCCATCGGGAAGTATTGTTATTGATGAAAAAGGTAAGCAGGCATTGAAGTCTCTTGCAGGAGTGCTTAACAAGGAGGCCGACATCAACATTGCAGTGGAAGGCCACACCGACAATAAGAAGATTAAGAATTTGGGCCAGATAAAAGATAACTGGGATTTAAGTGTGCTGCGCGCTACATCAGTAACGCGATATTTAACCGAGGTTGAGAATGTAGATCCAAAGCGCCTTACCGCTACCGGTAAAAGCGAGTTCCAGCCAATAGAGCAGGGCGAAACTGCAGATGCGCTGGCCAAGAACAGGCGCATAGAGATTGTGCTGACACCTAAGTTAGATGAGCTGTATAATCTGATCACCAAGTAA